In a single window of the Mugil cephalus isolate CIBA_MC_2020 chromosome 6, CIBA_Mcephalus_1.1, whole genome shotgun sequence genome:
- the fryl gene encoding protein furry homolog-like isoform X18 has translation MSSITIDPELKPGEFVIKSLFAEFAVLAEKKIEMVMAEPLEKPLSRSLQRGEDAQFDQLISSMSSIAEHCLPSLLRTLFDWYRRQSGTEDESYEYRPRSSTKSKGDEQHRDKDYLLERRDLAIDFIFCLVSVEVLKQIPLHPVPDVLVHEVLNLAFKHFKHKEGYCGPNTGNVHIIADLYAEVIGVLTQSKFQAVRKKFITELKELRQKEQSPYIVQSIISLIMGMKFFRVKMYPVEDFEASFQFMQECAQYFLEVKDKDIKHALAGLFVEILIPVAAAVKNEVNVPCLKTFVEMLYQTTFDLSSRKKHSLALYPLVTCLLCVSQKQFFLNNWHIFLQNCLSHLKMPSNNSIRKQIETLQNKDPKMSRVALESLYRLLWVYIIRIKCESNTVTQSRLLSIVSALFPKGSRSVVPRDTPLNIFVKIIQFIAQERLDFAMKEIIYDLLCVGKSHKTFTINPERMNIGLRAFLVIADSLQQKDGEPPMPTTGIIMPSGNTLRVKKIFLNTTLTDEEAKVIGMSLYYPQVRKALDNILRHLDKEVGRSMSMTSVQMSNKEPEDMITGERKPKIDLFRTCVAAIPRLIPDGMSRQDLIELLAKLTIHMDEELRGLAFTTLQALMVDFPEWREDVLSGFAYFIVREVTDVHPTLLDNAVKMLLQLISQWRQAVQSSNKSHDVQQGSSGGRSLSLERTLPLGVLHVVEGLALVVLCSCRPATRRLAVNVLKEVRALHTALGIGKGDEELAIDVMDRLSASVLESFIHLTGADQTNLLYCPSGIDLQTLAEWSSSPISHQFDVVSPSHIWVFAHVTQGQDPWVISFSSYLRQENLLKHCPTALNYAWMFAYTRLQLLSPQVDINSPINAKKVNSLNSSDSYIGLWRNYLILCCSSASSSSSMSSSSSTSGSVRCSPPETLASTPDSGYSYDSKIVGTPSPSSLFKHIVPMMRSESMDITESLVLGLGRTNPQCFRELIEELNPIIKEALERRPENMKRRRRRDILRVQLVRIFELLADAGVISQIASGGLDGETHSLNSTLLEYVDLTRQLLEAENDKDSDTLKDIRCHFSALVANIIQNVPVHQRRTIFPQQSLRHSLFMLFSHWAGPFSIMFTPLDRYSDRNMQINRHQYCALKAMSAVLCCGPVADNVGLSSDGYLYKWLDNILDSQDKKVHQLGCEAVMLLLELNPDQSNLMFWAVDRCYTGSRRVAAGCFRAIANVFHNRDYQFDTVVLLNLILFKAADSSRDIYEVAMQLLQILEPKLFRYAHKLEIQRTDGILTPPSPLPHLYSVSYYQLSEELARTYPELTLPIFSEVSQRIQTAHPGGRQVMLHYLLPWMNNVELVDFKSAARRPEDCGSGEDEEEVHDRENMMVNSRRWLRGEGWGSPRATTMVLNNLMFMTAKYGDEFAWSEIENVWTTLADSWPKNLKIILHFLISMSGVSSDPSLLPYVKRVVVYLGRDKTMQLLEELMCELELTDPVSSAVTHMDNPPYYRITSSYKIPSVTSGTTSSTNTMVPGNDGHHDTKIKDSNMEDSYTHLDIYSGLNSNLNRQHHRLESRYSSSSGGSYEDEKSDSMPLYANWRLKVMDHNQPEPLPFPPSGGCWSPLVDYLPETNTPAVALHRCNIAIILLTDLIVDHGVKVEWSAYLHLLLHAVFIGFDHQHPEVYEHCKRLLLHLLIVQGTNSSVQSVAMVLLRNRDYNDPRVLTVKPVAPDLNLTGVQELLPDCQPSPVTDSGLSSSSTSSSISLGAGGSALSHLSPTLLSEVDVTAEQDEKSKALIEFITSRKRGPLWNHEDVSAKNPNIKSAEQLSVFVRHVVTVFKHIPSGFQLESLLSEVSLRTALSCSSRHYAGRSFQIFRALKQPLTPATLSDILSRLVETVGDPGEEAQGFVIELLLTLESGIDTLADTLKNYDLLTALAQTSSRDHLLGPKFAANRKSTGQLNLNSGGLFHHVHPRSNSLRASLMSERKADRRRSNTLDIADRLGGSHGNLARTQSLSSLGGGGTPGGDNIHPVDPSNLMATVFWIAASLLESDYEFEYLLALRLLNKLLGQLPLDRADSRERLENVQAKLKWYNFPGLLQLFLKGFTSASTQELTIHLLSKLISVSRHTLVDPSQVAGFPLNILCLLPHLIQHFDSPTPFCKETADKIAKVCADEKSATLSNLAHMMSLYSTHSYSRDCTNWINVVCRYLHDAFAERTLNLVTYLAELLEKGLPAMQQSLLQIIHSLLGHIDLSAAPVKQFNLEIMKIIGKYVQSPHWKEAQNILKLVVSRSASLVVPDDVQRSYSTESCGSPEIAFTRIFNNSSKELPGKTLDFHFDISETPIIGHKYGDQRTAAGRNGKPQVIAVTRSTSSTSSGSNSNGLVQVSWKRPQLSQRRTRERLMNVLSLCGPESGIPKNPSVRLLSYSKASDKVVFSSNEDLDSADQQTSLIPTVEEVVREEEVQGEDTGSEQQFGVFKDFDFLDVELEDAEELQGESMDNFNWGVRRRSLESMDKGDTPSLQECQYTGSTPSLNLTNHEDTDESSEEEVLSASQILTRSNLLNSDSATDDTASNHVDSLQQSQESSSSAMTEEATVLPSLPSLPSLPRLDSPILERAHSDSTSSQLPEDAISVTAADELSSSVSEDTGFCSAPPLPSDPPELCDPCDSQDPPDAQETQDPHEDLDPAPPPPPAIDTPPGSLCEEESQTVLPLCLPMPPDTKPDPDPDPDSTCGSMWEEDVTQALKELDERCEEEEADFSGMSSQDEGDADGFPEIQASPPPSPFLSAILAAFQPVAYDNEEDAWRCHVNQMLSDTDGSSAVYTFHVFSRLFQSIQRKFGSITHSSVRFLGERLQRMGNQFLSSLEVMTSRSQCPTVLLDAETLVSCGLLETLKFSVLELQEHLDTYNAKKEAAEQWLENCRKTFGDKDSSQRPNTHAQQMENLAELELCRRLYKLHFQLLLLFQAYCKLISRVDTIKREAEVTNMSEELTILESCLKEAETGNDGQEDVCMSDNAQTNTETAIQSLIETLRARDFSSALTQVKVFRSLWPNDIFGNETDNAVQTLLHIYFRHQTLGQTGCLAVVGPSRDLSQASTRLMELNLQIREALSRAQVYQPHTTMVSTGL, from the exons ATGTCGAGCATCACCATCGACCCCGAGCTCAAGCCCGGGGAGTTCGTCATCAAGAGTCTGTTTGCCGAGTTTGCCGTGCTGGCTGAGAAGAAGATAGAAATGGTGATGGCTGAACCGCTG GAGAAACCGCTGTCCCGATCCCTCCAGAGAGGGGAAGATGCACAATTTGACCAG ttaaTAAGCTCTATGAGCTCAATAGCAGAACACTGTTTGCCCTCCCTACTGCGCACATTGTTTGACTGGTACCGGCGGCAGAGTGGCACTGAAGACGAGTCCTACGAGTACAGGCCTCGCTCTAGTACTAAGTCCAAAGG GGATGAACAGCACCGGGATAAAGATTACCTCCTGGAACGGCGAGACTTAGCCatagatttcattttttgtttagtttcagtgGAGGTTCTAAAGCAG ATTCCTCTTCATCCGGTGCCAGATGTTTTAGTACATGAAGTTCTAAACCTGGCATTCAAGCACTTTAAACACAAAGAGGG TTACTGTGGCCCCAACACTGGCAATGTGCACATCATCGCAGACTTGTACGCTGAGGTCATAGGGGTTCTTACGCAGTCAAA GTTTCAGGCGGTGAGGAAGAAGTTCATCACGGAGCTGAAGGAGCTCAGGCAAAAAGAGCAGAGCCCCTACATAGTCCAGAGCATCATCAGCCTCATCATGGGCATGAAGTTCTTTCGGGTCAAAATGTATCCAGTGGAGGACTTTGAGGCTTCTTTTCAGTTCATGCAG GAGTGTGCCCAGTATTTCCTGGAAGTCAAAGATAAAGACATAAAGCACGCTCTAGCGGGCCTTTTCGTCGAGATCCTCATCCCCGTCGCAGCC GCGGTGAAAAATGAAGTCAATGTGCCGTGCCTAAAAACCTTCGTGGAGATGCTCTACCAGACGACATTTGACCTTAGTTCCAGAAAGAAGCACTCATTG GCCCTGTATCCCCTGGTGACGTGTCTGCTGTGCGTCAGTCAAAAGCAGTTCTTTCTCAACAACTGGCACATCTTCCTCCAGAATTGCCTCTCACACCTGAAG ATGCCGTCTAACAACAGCATCCGAAAGCAGATTGAGACACTGCAG AATAAAGACCCCAAAATGTCCCGTGTAGCACTGGAGTCGCTCTACAGACTTCTCTGGGTCTACATCATCAGGATCAAGTGTGAGAGTAACACTGTCACGCAGAG TCGACTACTCAGCATCGTTTCAGCACTTTTCCCCAAAGGCTCTCGTAGTGTGGTGCCCAGAGACACGCCCCTCAATATCTTTGTCAAAATCATCCAGTTTATAGCTCAG GAGAGACTGGACTTCGCTATGAAGGAGATTATCTATGACCTCTTGTGTGTTGGCAAGTCTCACAAAACCTTCACCATCAACCCAGAG AGGATGAATATTGGTCTGCGAGCCTTCTTGGTGATTGCTGACAGCTTACAGCAGAAAGACGGGGAACCGCCGATGCCTACCACAGGGATCATCATGCCGTCTGGCAACACATTACGCGTCAAAAAGATCTTCCTCAACACCACGCTCACAGATGAAGAAGCAAAAGTCATAG GCATGTCACTGTACTACCCACAAGTAAGAAAGGCTTTGGATAACATCCTACGGCACCTGGACAAGGAAGTGGGGCGCTCCATGAGCATGACCAGTGTACAGATGTCAAACAAGGAGCCTGAGGACATGATCAC GGGAGAGAGGAAACCAAAGATCGATCTTTTCCGAACATGCGTCGCGGCCATCCCAAGGCTGATACCAGATGGCATGAGCAGACAAGACCTAATAGAGCTTCTAGCCAA ACTGACCATCCACATGGACGAGGAGCTGCGTGGCCTCGCCTTTACCACTCTTCAGGCTCTGATGGTAGATTTCCCAGAGTGGCGGGAGGATGTGCTCTCTGGCTTTGCCTACTTCATAGTAAGAGAGGTCACTGATGTCCACCCCACGCTGCTGGACAATGCCGTCAAGATGCTGCTACAGCTCATCAGCCAATGGAGGCAGGCGGTGCAGAGCAGCAATAAGAGTCACGATGTACAG cagGGCTCAAGCGGAGGCCGTTCTCTGTCCTTGGAGCGCACCCTTCCTTTGGGCGTGCTGCATGTGGTGGAGGGTTTAGCGCTGGTGGTGCTTTGTAGCTGCCGCCCTGCCACGCGCAGGCTGGCTGTTAATGTTCTCAAGGAGGTCCGAGCTCTGCACACTGCACTGGGCATTGGCAAG GGTGATGAGGAACTGGCCATTGATGTAATGGACAGGTTAAGTGCATCAGTGTTGGAGAGCTTCATTCATCTCACAGGGGCTGACCAG acCAACCTGCTGTATTGTCCCAGTGGGATTGATCTTCAGACTCTAGCTGAGTGGAGCTCATCTCCCATCAGCCACCAGTTTGATGTGGTGAGCCCCTCGCACATCTGGGTGTTTGCTCATGTTACTCAGGGCCAGGACCCCTGGGTGATCAGCTTCTCCAGCTACCTGCGGCAGGAGAACCTGCTCAAACATTGTCCCACTGCCCTCAACTATGCCTGGATGTTTGCCTACACCCGCCTGCAGCTACTGTCTCCACAAGTTGACATAAA TAGCCCTATCAATGCCAAGAAAGTGAACAGTCTGAACAGCAGTGACTCCTACATTGGTCTTTGGAGGAACTACTTgatcctctgctgcagctctgcctcttcctcctcctccatgagttcctcatcctccacctctGGCTCCGTCCGCTGCTCCCCGCCTGAGACGCTGGCGTCCACGCCGGACAGCGGCTACAGTTATGATTCAAAG aTTGTTGGCACTccgtccccctcctccctgttcAAACACATTGTTCCAATGATGCGCTCTGAGAGCATGGACATCACAGAGTCTCTAGTGTTGGGGCTTGGCAGGACCAACCCCCAGTGTTTCAG AGAGTTGATAGAGGAGCTAAATCCCATCATAAAAGAAGCTCTAGAAAGAAGACCTGAA AACATGAAGCGACGCAGGCGTCGCGACATCCTCAGGGTCCAGCTGGTCCGGATATTTGAGCTTCTTGCTGATGCTGGTGTCATCAGTCAAAT AGCGAGTGGAGGGTTAGATGGAGAGACCCACTCTCTGAACAGTACGCTGCTTGAGTATGTTGATCTGACCAGGCAGTTGCTGGAGGCTGAAAACGACAAGGACTCTGATACTCTGAAGGACATTCGCTGTCACTTCAGTGCACTTGTGGCAAATATCATCCAGAATGTCCCAG TACACCAGAGGAGGACCATCTTCCCCCAGCAGTCACTGAGACACAGCCTGTTCATGCTCTTCAGTCACTGGGCTGGACCCTTCAGCATCATGTTCACTCCCCTGGATCGCTACAGTGACAGAAATATGCAGATCAACCGCCATCAGTACTGCGCACTAAAG GCCATGtctgcagtgttgtgttgtggacCTGTAGCTGATAATGTCGGCCTTTCCTCTGATGGCTACCTCTACAAGTGGCTGGACAACATCCTGGACTCTCAGGACAAGAAG GTTCATCAGCTGGGTTGTGAggctgtgatgctgctgctggagctgaatCCAGACCAGAGCAACCTCATGTTTTGGGCCGTGGACCGCTGTTACACCGGCTCCCGTCGCGTGGCTGCCGGCTGCTTCAGGGCCATCGCCAACGTCTTTCACAACAG GGATTACCAGTTTGACACTGTGGTGCTGCTGAACCTGATTCTGTTCAAGGCAGCTGATTCCTCCAGAGATATCTATGAAGTTGCCATGCAGCTGTTACAG ATCCTGGAACCCAAGCTCTTCCGTTACGCCCACAAACTGGAAATCCAGCGAACAGATGGCATCCTGACCCCTCCATCGCCGCTGCCACACCTCTACTCTGTGTCTTACTACCAGCTGTCCGAGGAGCTCGCAAGGACTTACCCAGAGCTCACTCTACCCATCTTCTCAG AGGTGAGCCAGCGCATCCAGACGGCACATCCTGGTGGACGTCAAGTAATGTTGCACTACCTCCTGCCTTGGATGAACAACGTGGAGCTGGTCGACTTCAAATCGGCTGCGCGGCGACCGGAGGACTGTGGCAGTggcgaggacgaggaggaggtaCACGACAGGGAGAACATGATGGTCAACAGCCGGAGGTGGCTGCGTGGAGAAGGCTGGGGATCCCCTCGTGCAACGACCATGGTGCTAAACAACCTCATGTTCATGACGGCTAAG TATGGGGATGAGTTTGCTTGGTCAGAGATCGAGAACGTGTGGACCACGTTGGCAGACAGTTGGCCGAAGAACCTCAAAATCATTCTACACTTCCTCATCAGTATGTCCGGAGTCAGCAGTGACCCCAGCCTCTTGCCCTAT GTGAAGCGAGTGGTGGTTTACTTGGGCAGAGATAAGACTatgcagctgctggaggagttGATGTGTGAGCTGGAGCTGACTGATCCTGTTAGCTCGGCTGTCACTCACATGGACAACCCCCCTTATTACCGCATCACCTCCAGTTACAAGATCCCCTCGGTCACCTCAG GAACAACCTCCAGCACCAACACTATGGTGCCAGGAAACGACGGTCATCATGACACCAAGATCAAAGACTCTAACATGGAGGACAG TTACACCCACCTGGATATCTACAGTGGTCTGAACAGCAACCTGAACCGGCAGCACCACCGTCTGGAGTCTCgctacagcagcagctctggaggCTCCTATGAGGATGAGAAGA GTGACTCCATGCCGCTCTATGCTAACTGGCGTTTGAAGGTGATGGATCACAACCAGCCAGAGCCGCTGCCTTTCCCTCCATCTGGAGGCTGCTGGTCTCCTCTGGTGGACTATTTGCCAGAGACAAACACCCCTGCTGTAGCGCTCCATAG atgtaACATAGCAATCATCCTACTGACAGACCTCATTGTGGACCATGGGGTCAAAGTAGAGTGGAGCGCCTACCTGCACCTCCTGCTTCATGCAGTTTTCATAG GGTTTGATCACCAGCACCCAGAGGTTTACGAGCACTGCAAACGCCTACTGCTTCACTTGCTCATTGTCCAAGGCACAAACAGCAGCGTTCAGTCCGTGGCCATGGTGCTCTTACGCAACAGAGACTACAACGATCCGAGGGTCCTGACTGTGAAGCCAGTAGCCCCAGACTTAAACCTCACAG GAGTCCAGGAGCTGTTACCAGACTGTCAGCCGTCTCCTGTGACAGACTCGGgcctcagctccagctccacgTCCTCCAGTATAAGCCTCGGAGCAGGGGGCAGCGCGCTCTCCCACCTCTCCCCCACACTTCTCAGTGAGGTAGACGTCACTGCTGAGCAGGATGAGAAGTCAAAAGCTCTTATCGAGTTCATTACATCAAG GAAGCGGGGTCCGCTCTGGAATCACGAGGACGTGTCGGCCAAGAACCCCAACATTAAGAGCGCCGAGCAGCTGAGTGTTTTTGTCAGACACGTGGTGACTGTTTTCAAACATATCCCATCAG GTTTCCAGCTGGAGTCGTTGCTGAGTGAAGTGTCTCTAAGGACGGCTCTGTCTTGTTCTTCTCGCCACTACGCCGGCCGTTCTTTCCAGATTTTCAGGGCGCTCAAACAACCTCTGACGCCCGCTACACTGTCTGACATTCTGTCTCGACTGGTTGAGACAGTGGGTGACCCAGGAGAGGAGGCTCAG GGCTTTGTCATTGAGCTCCTCCTCACTCTGGAGTCTGGCATCGACACGCTGGCAGACACCCTCAAAAACTACGACCTCCTCACTGCCTTAGCACA AACCTCCAGCCGTGACCACTTGCTGGGCCCTAAGTTTGCTGCCAACAGGAAAAGCACAGGCCAGCTCAACCTGAACAGCGGAGGTCTCTTCCATCACGTCCATCCTCGCAGCAACTCTCTTCGCGCCAGCCTGATGAGTGAACGGAAAGCTGACCGGCGTAGGAGTAACACCTTAGACATAGCGGACCGGCTTGGTGGTAGCCATGGAAACCTTGCACGCACACAAAGCTTATCATCACTGGGCGGGGGAGGGACTCCGGGCGGGGACAACATCCATCCCGTGGACCCCTCAAATCTGATGGCCACCGTGTTCTGGATCGCCGCCTCCTTGCTGGAGTCGGACTACGAGTTCGAGTACCTGCTGGCGCTGCGGTTACTCAACAAGCTGCTGGGCCAGCTGCCCCTGGACCGCGCGGACAGCAGAGAACGTCTGGAGAACGTCCAGGCAAAGCTGAAGTGGTACAACTTCCCTGGcctgctgcagctcttcctTAAGGGCTTCACCTCTGCTTCTACTCAGGAGCTCACCATACACCTTCTCAGCAAGCTCATCAGTGTCTCCAGACATACACTGGTTGACCCTTCACAAGTGGCAG GCTTTCCTCTGAACATCCTGTGCCTTCTACCACACCTCATCCAGCACTTTGACAGCCCCACTCCTTTCTGCAAGGAGACAGCTGATAAGATAGCCAAGGTGTGCGCGGACGAGAAGTCGGCCACACTCTCCAACCTGGCTCACATGATGAGCCTGTACAGCACGCACAGCTACTCCCGCGACTGCACCAACTGGATCAACGTAGTGTGTCGTTACCTCCACGATGCCTTTGCTGAGAGGACCTTGAACCTGGTCACCTACTTGGCTGAG CTACTGGAGAAGGGCCTTCCCGCCATGCAGCAGTCCCTGTTGCAGATTATCCACAGTTTGCTGGGTCATATTGACCTGTCAGCAGCGCCCGTTAAACAGTTTAACCTGGAGATCATGAAGATCATTGGCAAATATGTTCAG aGCCCACACTGGAAAGAGGCCCAAAACATTCTCAAGTTGGTGGTGTCTCGTTCCGCCAGCCTTGTCGTCCCAGACGACGTGCAGCGCTCTTACAGCACAGAATCGTGCGGCTCTCCAGAAATTGCCTTCACTCGGATATTCAACAACTCCTCCAAGGAGCTGCCTGGGAAGACTCTGGACTTCCACTTTGACATCTCAGAG ACACCGATCATAGGCCACAAATATGGCGATCAGCGTACTGCAGCGGGCCGGAACGGAAAGCCCCAAGTGATTGCTGTAACGAGGAGTACCTCCTCTACGTCATCCGGCTCTAACTCTAATGGGCTGGTGCAAGTCAGCTGGAAGAGGCCTCAACTCTCTCAG AGAAGAACCAGAGAGAGGCTGATGAATGTCCTGTCTCTATGTGGTCCAGAATCCGGCATTCCCAAAAATCCATCTGTAAGACTCCTCTCCTACTCTAAGGCCTCAGACAAG GTGGTCTTCTCATCCAATGAGGACCTGGACTCTGCGGACCAGCAGACCAGCCTCATACCCACGGTGGAGGAGGtggtcagagaggaggaggtgcagggagaaGATACGGGCAGCGAGCAGCAGTTTGGCGTCTTCAAGGACTTTGACTTCTTAGATGTGGAGCTGGAAGATGCTGAG GAGTTGCAG GGGGAGAGCATGGACAACTTCAACTGGGGAGTGCGGCGTCGCTCCCTGGAGAGCATGGACAAAGGGGACACGCCGTCTTTGCAGGAGTGCCAGTACACGGGCAGCACGCCGAGCCTCAACCTCACCAACCACGAGGACACGGACGAGTCGTCTGAGGAGGAGGTACTGAGCGCTAGCCAGATTCTCACCCGCTCCAACCTT cttaACAGTGACTCTGCCACCGACGACACTGCGTCCAACCACGTGGACTCCTTGCAGCAGTCCCAGGAGTCGTCCAGCAGCGCCATGACTGAAGAGGCGACTGTCCTGCCCTCTCTGCCCTCtctgccctccctcccccgACTGGATAGTCCCATTTTGGAGAGGGCCCACTCAGACAGCACCAGCAGCCAGCTGCCTGAG GACGCTATAAGCGTGACGGCGGCTGACGAGCTGAGCAGCAGCGTAAGCGAGGACACGGGGTTTTGCAGCGCCCCCCCTCTGCCCTCCGACCCACCAGAACTGTGCGACCCCTGTGACTCGCAGGATCCGCCGGACGCTCAGGAGACACAAGACCCTCACGAGGACCTGGACCCggccccccctcctccgccgGCCATAGACACGCCTCCGGGGTCTCTCTGTGAGGAAGAATCCCAAACAGTGCTGCCTCTGTGTCTGCCCATGCCACCAGACACAAAGCCAGATCCAGATCCTGATCCTGACAGCACCTGCGGATCCATGTGGGAGGAGGATGTGACGCAGGCGTTGAAGGAGCTGGATGAGCGctgtgaagaggaggaggcagactTCTCTGGCATGTCCAG tcaaGATGAAGGTGACGCAGACGGCTTCCCAGAGATTCAGGCCTCTCCGCCCCCTTCGCCCTTCCTCTCTGCCATCCTGGCAGCATTCCAGCCTGTTGCCTATGACAATGAGGAAGATGCCTGGCGTTGCCATGTCAACCAGATGTTGTCAGACACGGACGGGTCCTCTGCTGTTTACACTTTCCACGTGTTCTCCAGACTCTTTCAG AGCATTCAGAGGAAGTTTGGCTCCATTACACATTCATCTGTTCGCTTTCTCGGGGAAAGACTCCAACGGATGGGTAATCAGTTCCTCAGCTCCCTGGAGGTCATGACGTCTCGCTCTCAGTGTCCCACTGTGCTGCTTGATGCAGAGACG CTGGTCTCTTGTGGACTGTTGGAGACTCTGAAGTTTAGTGTGCTGGAGTTGCAGGAACACCTGGACACCTACAACGCCAAGAAAGAAGCGGCAGAGCAG TGGCTGGAgaactgcaggaaaacatttggGGACAAAGACAGCAGCCAGAGACCCAATACTCATGCACAG CAAATGGAAAATCTAGCA GAGCTGGAGTTGTGCCGGAGGCTCTATAAGTTGCactttcagctgctgctgctgtttcaggcCTACTGTAAGCTCATCAGCAGGGTGGACACCATCaagagggaggcagag GTGACCAACATGTCTGAGGAACTCACCATCCTGGAGAGCTGCCTGAAGGAGGCGGAGACGGGAAACGACGGTCAGGAAGACGTGTGCATGTCAGACAACGCCCAGACCAACACGGAGACGGCCATCCAGTCTCTGATTGAGACCCTCAGAGCCAGGGACTTCAGCTCCGCCCTCACACAGGTCAAAGTCTTTAG gTCTTTGTGGCCCAACGACATCTTTGGCAACGAGACAGATAACGCAGTCCAGACCCTCCTGCACATCTACTTCCGCCACCAGACGCTGGGCCAGACGGGCTGCTTGGCGGTGGTGGGCCCCAGCAGGGACCTGTCTCAGGCCAGCACCCGCCTCATGGAGCTCAACCTGCAGATCCGCGAGGCTCTGAGTCGGGCGCAGGTCTACCAGCCCCACACCACCATGGTCAGCACTGGACTGTGA